A genomic stretch from Bdellovibrionales bacterium includes:
- the speB gene encoding agmatinase, whose protein sequence is MEYKPVSGRDLPRFAGIKTFFRLPHVPIKADYDIALVGVPFDGSLSYRPGARFAPGKIREMSALGRIYHWERQMTYIEKIKVADVGDVPIVPIDVMKTYEIIEKYFSELLKKDKKFISVGGDHSTTLPILRALNKKYKKPLAVIHFDAHLDTYPAAWGCEYHHGAFMRHAIEEGLVDGKKLCQVGIRGPLAGKDDLDFVKKHGVNVITVNDIRNAPLENIAKKINKIIGKDPAYITFDIDCLDPAYAPGTGTPVVGGLTTYETQTILRGLRIPNMVGADIVEVSPPYDHSDITSLAAVDTLFELLNIYAADAKK, encoded by the coding sequence ATGGAATACAAACCAGTATCAGGGCGAGACCTCCCTCGATTTGCAGGAATCAAAACTTTCTTTAGACTACCTCATGTTCCCATCAAGGCCGATTATGATATCGCACTGGTCGGCGTCCCATTTGATGGCTCACTTTCCTATCGCCCCGGCGCCCGCTTTGCCCCAGGAAAAATCAGAGAAATGTCGGCCCTCGGTCGCATCTATCACTGGGAACGTCAGATGACGTATATCGAAAAAATCAAAGTCGCAGATGTGGGAGACGTCCCGATCGTTCCCATCGATGTGATGAAAACTTATGAGATCATCGAAAAATATTTTTCAGAACTTCTTAAGAAAGATAAAAAATTTATTTCGGTCGGCGGTGATCACTCCACCACACTTCCCATTCTGCGCGCTTTAAATAAGAAATATAAAAAGCCATTGGCAGTGATTCACTTTGATGCGCATTTAGATACTTACCCAGCGGCTTGGGGCTGTGAATACCATCACGGGGCCTTCATGCGCCACGCGATCGAAGAGGGATTAGTTGATGGAAAAAAACTTTGCCAAGTGGGCATTCGTGGACCACTGGCTGGAAAAGACGATCTCGACTTTGTTAAAAAACACGGCGTCAACGTGATCACAGTGAACGACATTCGTAATGCTCCACTGGAAAATATTGCGAAAAAAATTAATAAAATTATCGGAAAAGATCCTGCCTACATTACCTTCGATATCGACTGCCTTGACCCCGCTTACGCTCCCGGAACTGGCACTCCCGTCGTTGGCGGTCTCACCACTTACGAAACACAAACCATTCTTCGAGGTTTGCGGATTCCCAATATGGTCGGCGCCGATATCGTAGAAGTTTCCCCACCCTATGATCACTCGGATATTACCAGCTTAGCGGCCGTGGACACTCTCTTTGAGCTTTTAAATATCTACGCTGCAGACGCAAAGAAATAA